Proteins from a genomic interval of Quercus robur chromosome 9, dhQueRobu3.1, whole genome shotgun sequence:
- the LOC126700116 gene encoding disease resistance protein RUN1-like — MAPLPSSSSSSSSKRWKFDVFLSFKGEDTRKTFIDHLYTGLKQKGISVFKDDEKLKQGTFIALELLKVIEESKFAVVILSKDYASSTWCLIELTKIVECMEMTGLVVLPVFHYVDPSDVRNHRGNFGKAFSKHEERFKDNIGYVQTWKAALTKVANLAGWDLKDKHESIIIQKIIGRIFSELYHKLPYVFEDLVGMDSCVEKMLDSYIGEGLGGVHFVGICGMGGMGKTTLALEIYRRISGNFEARSFIANIREETKNQGLVSLQKQLLSKILMESEINIWDVCVGINVIRNTLNNKKVFIILDDVDGEDQLEALAGKHDWFGPGSRIIVTSRDNHLLIRCGVDYIYTVNELNDDDALQLFSWRAFHKPHPEENYVKLSKEFVNYAKGLPLALKVLGSSLFAKRKNEWKSALDKLNKESNRNILDILQISFDGLANTQKGLFLDIACFFKGENIDCLRDILESFCYYPDYNISVLKDKSLITIDDHRTLWMHDLLQDMSQEIVHRESPKELGGRSRLWIYDDVIHVLKNNIGTEVVEGIMLNIPIQKVEHLSAEAFSKMKNLRLLKISSEKLPEDFINGTMQLPKDLIRGKVQLPQSLNYLSNELCLLEWHGYHLKCLPTNFQLNKLVELRMHCSGIKQLWNGNMNLGELRLIDLSDSQNLIEIPDLSGALRLKQLIFRHCTRLYKIHASIEDLKQLI; from the exons ATGGCTCCTcttccatcatcatcatcatcttcttcttctaagaGATGGAAATTCGATGTATTTCTCAGTTTTAAAGGTGAGGATACCCGCAAAACATTTATAGACCATCTATATACTGGTTTGAAACAAAAAGGCATATCTGTTTTTAAGGATGATGAAAAACTCAAGCAGGGAACATTCATTGCCCTAGAACTCTTGAAAGTTATAGAAGAGTCGAAGTTTGCAGTCGTTATTCTATCAAAAGACTACGCTTCTTCAACTTGGTGCTTGATTGAACTAACAAAGATCGTTGAGTGCATGGAAATGACGGGATTGGTAGTTCTACCTGTTTTTCACTATGTAGATCCTAGTGATGTGCGGAATCATAGGGGGAATTTTGGAAAAGCATTTTCAAAACATGAAGAGAGGTTCAAGGACAACATAGGATATGTACAAACGTGGAAAGCTGCTCTGACAAAAGTTGCTAATCTTGCTGGATGGGACTTGAAGGATAA GCATGAATCAATAATTATACAAAAAATCATTGGAAGGATATTTAGTGAGTTGTATCACAAACTCCCATATGTTTTTGAGGACCTTGTTGGAATGGACTCCTGTGTGGAGAAAATGTTGGATTCATATATAGGTGAAGGGTTGGGTGGTGTTCACTTTGTTGGGATATGCGGGATGGGTGGAATGGGCAAAACAACCCTTGCACTTGAAATTTATAGAAGAATTTCAGGTAACTTTGAAGCTAGAAGCTTTATTGCGAATATTAGAGAAGAAACTAAAAATCAAGGTCTAGTTTCTTTACAAAAGCAACTTCTTTCTAAGATCCTCATGGAAAGTGAAATAAATATATGGGATGTTTGTGTGGGAATCAATGTTATAAGGAATacactaaataataaaaaagtttttattattcttgatgatgtggatgGAGAAGATCAATTAGAAGCATTGGCAGGGAAGCATGATTGGTTTGGTCCTGGAAGTAGAATCATTGTAACAAGCAGAGATAATCATTTATTGATAAGATGTGGTGTGGATTACATATATACAGTCAATGAATTGAATGACGATGATGCTTTGCAGCTTTTTAGTTGGAGAGCTTTTCATAAACCTCATCCAGAAGAAAATTATGTGAAATTGTCTAAGGAATTTGTGAATTATGCTAAAGGCCTTCCTTTAGCTCTTAAAGTTTTAGGTTCTTCATTGTTTgctaaaagaaagaatgaatggAAAAGTGCCCTAGATAAACTAAACAAAGAATCTAATAGAAACATTTTGGATATACTTCAAATAAGCTTTGATGGGTTAGCAAATACACAGAAAGGattatttttagatattgcatgttttttcAAAGGGGAGAACATAGATTGTTTAAGAGATATATTGGAAAGTTTTTGCTATTATCCAGACTACAATATTAGTGTTCTTAAGGACAAATCTCTCATAACTATTGATGACCACAGAACTCTgtggatgcatgatttgctaCAAGATATGAGTCAAGAAATCGTTCATCGTGAATCTCCTAAAGAGCTTGGTGGACGTAGTAGGTTGTGGATTTATGATGATGTCATTCATGTATTGAAGAATAATATT ggAACAGAGGTAGTTGAAGGCATAATGCTAAACATACCTATTCAAAAAGTGGAACACCTGAGTGCTGAAGCCTTCTCAAAGATGAAAAATTTGAGATTGCTTAAAATTAGTAGTGAGAAACTTCCAGAAGACTTCATAAATGGTACTATGCAACTTCCAAAAGACCTCATTAGAGGTAAGGTGCAACTTCCACAAAGCCTCAATTATCTTTCTAATGAGTTATGTCTTCTTGAATGGCATGGGTATCATTTAAAATGTTTACCAACCAATTTCCAACTAAACAAACTTGTTGAATTGAGAATGCATTGTAGTGGCATCAAACAACTATGGAACGGAAACATG